In Blautia wexlerae DSM 19850, a single window of DNA contains:
- a CDS encoding F0F1 ATP synthase subunit A gives MELDISGARIFFTLPINVPVLGPLRISETMVVSWIVMILITGLCIWLTHDLKEENISKRQAVAELIVEKANSFVIGNMGEKFRYLIPFVAALFATSVVSNLISLIGLRSPTADLSTEAAWAVVVFIMITAQKIKTSGFGGYLKGFTTPIAVMTPFNILSELATPVSMACRHFGNILSGVVINGLIYGALAVASSALLGLIPGALGDVLSKIPILDVGVPAITSVYFDWFSGVMQAFIFCMLTVMYIANAAEE, from the coding sequence ATGGAATTGGATATCAGTGGGGCAAGGATATTCTTTACATTACCCATTAATGTGCCTGTTCTCGGACCATTAAGGATCAGTGAGACAATGGTGGTAAGCTGGATTGTTATGATACTCATAACAGGTTTGTGTATCTGGCTGACACATGATCTGAAAGAAGAGAACATTTCCAAACGTCAGGCTGTGGCAGAGCTCATTGTAGAGAAGGCCAACAGCTTTGTAATCGGAAATATGGGTGAGAAATTCAGATACCTGATACCATTTGTTGCAGCACTTTTTGCAACCAGTGTGGTTTCCAACCTGATCAGTCTGATCGGACTTCGAAGCCCTACAGCAGACCTTTCTACTGAGGCTGCCTGGGCAGTTGTGGTTTTCATTATGATCACAGCACAGAAGATAAAGACCAGCGGATTTGGCGGTTATCTGAAAGGATTTACAACTCCGATCGCAGTTATGACACCGTTTAATATTCTTTCCGAGCTGGCTACACCTGTCAGTATGGCGTGTCGTCATTTCGGAAATATCCTTTCCGGTGTGGTAATCAATGGCCTGATCTATGGGGCACTGGCAGTCGCAAGTTCCGCGCTTCTGGGCCTGATCCCGGGTGCACTGGGAGATGTACTGTCAAAGATACCGATTCTTGATGTCGGTGTACCTGCGATAACGTCGGTCTATTTTGACTGGTTCTCAGGAGTTATGCAGGCGTTTATCTTCTGTATGCTGACTGTAATGTATATTGCAAATGCAGCAGAAGAGTAG
- a CDS encoding substrate-binding domain-containing protein yields MKRAAAAAISLMTGLAMLTGCSRAEVEETIQPLVADAIEESDSEAEAVKEEDESPLIPEIDTDIKIHAGSRIAVVSKCVKGEYWKMVKKGMEDAVKEINKAYGYKKDDQITMTFEGPDNEEDVETQINTIDAVIAENPDVLCISASDMDSCEAQLEAAKENGIPVIAFDSNVAEKKLVKAYRGTDNVQVGKMAAYQLGSALGKMGKVAVFSAQQKTKSVQDRVEGFMNNIGKYGDIEVVETIYSDQVDDMEASMKEVLEKYPTLDGVFCTNADITEMYLNLEKSDEHDAPALVGVDATTKQQEAIRNGEEIGCVSQQPYAMGYQTIWAAVETTAPKKSVVIEKNVLSNPAWIDADCLDDPDYSGYLYTE; encoded by the coding sequence ATGAAAAGAGCGGCGGCAGCAGCGATAAGTTTAATGACAGGACTGGCAATGCTGACAGGATGCAGCAGAGCGGAGGTGGAAGAGACAATCCAGCCGTTGGTGGCAGACGCTATCGAAGAATCCGATTCAGAGGCAGAAGCGGTGAAGGAAGAGGATGAGAGTCCGCTGATTCCGGAGATTGATACAGATATAAAAATCCATGCCGGTTCAAGGATCGCAGTGGTAAGCAAATGTGTCAAGGGCGAATACTGGAAGATGGTTAAGAAAGGCATGGAAGATGCGGTAAAGGAAATTAATAAAGCATATGGTTATAAAAAAGATGACCAGATTACCATGACTTTTGAAGGCCCTGATAATGAAGAGGACGTAGAAACTCAGATTAATACAATAGATGCTGTTATCGCAGAGAATCCGGATGTTCTTTGTATTTCGGCAAGTGACATGGATTCCTGTGAGGCACAGCTTGAAGCTGCAAAGGAAAATGGAATTCCGGTTATAGCATTTGATTCTAATGTAGCCGAGAAAAAACTGGTGAAGGCATATCGGGGAACCGATAATGTGCAGGTAGGAAAGATGGCTGCTTATCAGCTTGGCAGTGCACTCGGAAAGATGGGAAAGGTTGCGGTTTTTTCCGCACAGCAGAAGACAAAGAGTGTTCAGGATCGTGTAGAAGGATTTATGAATAATATCGGGAAGTACGGAGACATTGAAGTTGTGGAAACCATTTATTCTGATCAGGTAGATGATATGGAGGCTTCCATGAAGGAAGTTCTGGAAAAATATCCCACACTGGATGGTGTATTCTGTACCAATGCAGATATTACGGAGATGTATCTGAATCTGGAGAAGAGTGATGAGCATGATGCACCGGCTCTGGTAGGGGTTGATGCAACTACTAAGCAGCAGGAAGCAATCCGTAATGGAGAAGAGATTGGCTGTGTTTCCCAGCAGCCTTATGCTATGGGATACCAGACAATCTGGGCAGCAGTTGAAACAACGGCACCGAAGAAATCTGTTGTGATCGAGAAAAATGTACTGAGCAATCCGGCATGGATCGATGCAGACTGTCTGGATGATCCGGACTACAGTGGATATTTATATACAGAATAA
- a CDS encoding RluA family pseudouridine synthase, producing the protein MWIKDIRDYILYEDKDILVCHKPAGLAVQNARVGSMDMESLLKNYIAQKVPGKMPYLGIIHRLDQPVEGVLVFALNPKAAADLSRQMTAGKIKKTYLAVAEGTVKVKSAKLVDWLKKDGRTNSSAVVEGGTFGAKKAILSYEVLETWKNKEDAQDCGERNLIRIDLDTGRHHQIRVQMAHAGMPLVGDRKYNPGQNSQEPLALCSAKLGFQHPVTKKQLEFQVQPAGMAFKRH; encoded by the coding sequence ATGTGGATAAAAGATATCAGAGATTATATTTTATATGAAGATAAAGATATTCTGGTCTGTCACAAACCGGCAGGGCTTGCAGTTCAGAATGCGCGGGTTGGCAGTATGGATATGGAGAGCCTCTTGAAGAATTATATTGCTCAGAAGGTGCCGGGTAAGATGCCGTATCTGGGTATTATCCATCGTCTGGATCAGCCGGTGGAGGGGGTTCTTGTATTTGCCCTGAATCCGAAGGCGGCAGCAGATCTCAGCAGACAGATGACAGCGGGAAAAATAAAGAAGACTTATCTTGCAGTTGCAGAAGGAACAGTGAAAGTGAAGAGTGCAAAACTGGTGGACTGGCTGAAGAAGGATGGCAGGACCAACAGCTCTGCAGTGGTTGAGGGAGGGACTTTCGGAGCAAAAAAGGCGATATTGTCTTATGAAGTTCTGGAAACCTGGAAAAATAAAGAAGATGCACAGGATTGTGGCGAAAGAAATCTGATTCGGATTGATCTGGATACAGGCAGGCATCATCAGATTCGTGTGCAGATGGCGCATGCCGGAATGCCTTTGGTTGGTGACAGAAAGTATAATCCCGGTCAGAATAGTCAGGAACCGCTGGCTCTCTGTTCTGCAAAACTGGGATTTCAGCATCCGGTGACAAAGAAACAGTTGGAGTTTCAGGTGCAGCCTGCAGGTATGGCATTCAAAAGACATTGA
- a CDS encoding UDP-N-acetylmuramoyl-tripeptide--D-alanyl-D-alanine ligase, with protein sequence MKNLTLENIARVCGGTYYGPADKLQEEVMSVITDSRKAEEGCLFVPIVGERVDAHKFIPQVMEAGALATLSERVLDNADFPYIAVESSLQAVKDIAEFYLKQLQIPVVGITGSVGKTSTKEVIASVLNQKYHTLKTQGNFNNELGLPLTIFRLRDGDEIAVLEMGISDFGEMTRLAQIARPDTCVITNIGTCHLENLGDRNGVLKAKTEIFKFLRPEGHIVLNGDDDKLITVKEYEKIKPVFFGMSNECQVYGDKIVSRGLKGMTCTIHLGDTAFTVDIPMPGRHMVYNALAAAAVGNIYGLTTEQIKAGIESLEPISGRFRMIETDKILIVDDCYNANPMSMKASLDVLQDGAGRRIAVLGDMGELGENEVQLHEEVGEHAGKCDIDVLICTGKLCRNMAERAQRTNPDLKVIYEPDRESLLEHLEGYVQDGDTILVKASHFMKFEEVVTKLENM encoded by the coding sequence ATGAAAAACTTAACTCTTGAAAATATCGCCCGCGTATGCGGCGGTACTTATTATGGTCCGGCTGATAAATTACAGGAAGAAGTAATGTCTGTTATCACAGACAGCAGAAAAGCAGAAGAAGGATGTCTGTTTGTACCTATTGTGGGGGAACGTGTAGATGCCCATAAATTTATCCCACAGGTAATGGAAGCAGGGGCACTGGCAACCTTGTCGGAACGGGTGCTTGATAACGCTGATTTTCCTTATATCGCAGTAGAATCTTCTCTTCAGGCAGTGAAAGATATTGCAGAGTTTTATTTAAAGCAGCTTCAGATCCCGGTTGTGGGAATTACAGGAAGTGTTGGTAAGACAAGTACAAAAGAAGTGATCGCATCTGTTCTGAACCAGAAATACCATACTCTGAAAACACAGGGCAACTTTAACAATGAACTTGGTCTGCCTCTCACAATTTTCCGTCTGCGTGATGGAGATGAAATTGCAGTTCTGGAAATGGGGATCAGTGATTTCGGTGAGATGACCAGACTTGCGCAGATTGCAAGACCGGACACCTGCGTGATCACGAATATCGGTACCTGCCATCTGGAGAATCTGGGAGACAGAAATGGTGTTCTGAAAGCAAAGACAGAAATTTTTAAATTCCTCAGACCGGAGGGACATATTGTATTAAATGGCGATGATGACAAGCTTATCACAGTAAAAGAATATGAAAAGATAAAACCTGTATTTTTCGGAATGAGTAATGAATGTCAGGTTTACGGTGATAAGATTGTAAGCAGAGGTTTAAAGGGAATGACCTGCACCATTCATCTGGGGGATACGGCATTTACAGTTGATATCCCGATGCCGGGGCGCCATATGGTATATAATGCGCTGGCAGCAGCTGCAGTTGGAAATATTTATGGACTTACAACTGAGCAGATCAAAGCCGGAATCGAGAGCCTGGAGCCGATCAGCGGTCGTTTCAGAATGATCGAAACAGATAAAATTCTGATCGTAGATGACTGCTATAATGCAAATCCCATGTCCATGAAAGCCTCTCTGGATGTTCTGCAGGATGGTGCAGGACGCAGAATAGCAGTCCTTGGCGATATGGGTGAACTTGGAGAGAATGAAGTTCAGCTTCATGAGGAGGTAGGAGAGCATGCCGGAAAATGTGATATTGATGTTCTTATCTGTACAGGTAAACTGTGCAGAAATATGGCAGAGAGAGCACAGCGGACAAATCCGGACCTGAAAGTAATCTATGAGCCGGACAGAGAAAGTCTGCTGGAGCATCTGGAAGGTTATGTACAGGATGGTGACACTATTCTTGTGAAAGCTTCCCATTTTATGAAGTTTGAAGAGGTAGTTACGAAACTGGAAAATATGTAA
- a CDS encoding hydratase — MKLYDTGVYLLNGQKIVPENQADFPVSKEEAAKSTIAYSILKAHNTSGNMDKLQIKFDKLTSHDITFVGIIQTARASGLEKFPVPYVLTNCHNSLCAVGGTINEDDHMFGLTCAKKYGGVYVPPHQAVIHQFAREMLAAGGKMILGSDSHTRYGALGTMAMGEGGPELVKQLLSQTYDINMPGVVAIYLTGSPRPGVGPQDVALAIIGKVFANGYVKNKVMEFVGPGIANLSADFRIGVDVMTTETTCLSSIWQTDEKIQEFYEIHGRSEDYKELKPGETAYYDGCVEIDLSEIRPMIAMPFHPSNTYTIDELKANLDDILADVEKKAQISLDGKVPYTLRDKVIDGKLYVEQGIIAGCAGGGFENICAAADILKGKSIGADAFTLSVYPASTPIYMELAKNGVLAGLLETGAVVKTAFCGPCFGAGDTPANNAFSIRHTTRNFPNREGSKIQNGQISSVALMDARSIAATAANKGFLTSAEDYTGGYTGQKYFFDKTIYDNRVFDSKGIADPGVEIQFGPNIKDWPEMAALPENLIVKVVSEIHDPVTTTDELIPSGETSSYRSNPLGLAEFTLSRKDPAYVGRAKEVQKAQKAIQEGKCPVEALPEMKPVMDVIKKDYPNVSKENLGVGSTIFAVKPGDGSAREQAASCQKVLGGWANIANEYATKRYRSNLINWGMLPFLIKEGEPPFANGDYLFFPQIRKAVEEKDDVIRGYVVGAEGLKEFEVALGELTDDEREIILKGCLINYNRK; from the coding sequence ATGAAATTATACGATACCGGTGTGTATTTGCTGAATGGTCAGAAGATTGTTCCGGAGAATCAGGCAGATTTTCCTGTTTCCAAAGAGGAAGCTGCAAAGAGTACAATTGCCTATTCAATTCTGAAAGCACACAATACTTCCGGAAATATGGACAAACTTCAGATTAAATTTGATAAACTGACTTCTCATGATATCACTTTTGTCGGAATTATCCAGACTGCACGTGCTTCAGGCCTTGAGAAATTTCCGGTGCCATATGTACTGACAAACTGCCATAATTCACTCTGTGCAGTAGGCGGAACTATTAATGAAGATGATCATATGTTTGGACTTACCTGTGCCAAGAAATATGGCGGCGTATATGTACCACCCCATCAGGCGGTTATCCATCAGTTTGCAAGAGAAATGCTTGCAGCAGGCGGTAAAATGATCCTCGGTTCAGACAGCCATACACGATATGGCGCACTGGGAACCATGGCAATGGGTGAGGGCGGACCGGAGCTTGTAAAGCAGCTTCTTTCCCAGACTTATGATATCAATATGCCAGGCGTCGTTGCCATTTATCTTACCGGTTCTCCTCGTCCGGGCGTAGGTCCTCAGGACGTTGCGCTTGCGATTATCGGCAAGGTTTTTGCAAACGGATATGTGAAGAATAAAGTTATGGAATTTGTAGGACCCGGTATTGCAAATTTAAGTGCTGATTTCCGAATTGGCGTAGATGTAATGACAACAGAGACCACCTGTCTTTCCTCTATCTGGCAGACAGATGAGAAGATTCAGGAATTCTATGAAATCCATGGCAGAAGTGAAGATTACAAAGAACTGAAACCAGGTGAAACAGCATACTATGATGGCTGTGTAGAGATTGATCTGAGTGAGATCAGACCAATGATCGCTATGCCATTCCATCCAAGCAATACATATACAATTGATGAACTGAAAGCAAATCTGGATGATATTCTGGCAGATGTTGAGAAAAAAGCACAGATCAGTCTTGATGGAAAAGTTCCATATACATTAAGAGACAAAGTAATTGATGGTAAACTTTATGTAGAACAGGGAATCATCGCAGGATGTGCAGGTGGTGGATTTGAAAATATCTGTGCAGCAGCTGATATCCTTAAAGGCAAGAGCATTGGTGCAGATGCCTTCACATTGAGTGTATATCCGGCAAGTACTCCGATTTATATGGAACTGGCTAAGAATGGCGTTCTGGCAGGACTTCTTGAAACGGGAGCTGTTGTGAAGACTGCTTTTTGCGGACCTTGCTTTGGTGCAGGGGATACTCCTGCAAATAATGCATTCAGTATCCGTCATACGACCAGAAACTTCCCGAACCGCGAAGGTTCCAAAATCCAGAATGGCCAGATTTCTTCTGTTGCACTTATGGACGCACGTTCTATTGCGGCAACTGCAGCAAACAAAGGTTTCCTGACTTCAGCAGAGGATTATACGGGTGGTTATACAGGACAGAAATATTTCTTTGATAAGACAATTTATGACAATCGTGTATTTGACAGCAAGGGTATAGCTGATCCGGGTGTAGAGATCCAGTTTGGTCCGAATATTAAGGACTGGCCGGAGATGGCTGCACTTCCGGAGAATCTGATCGTGAAGGTTGTTTCTGAGATCCATGATCCGGTTACTACAACAGATGAACTGATCCCGTCCGGTGAGACATCTTCTTATCGTTCCAATCCACTTGGACTGGCTGAGTTTACACTTTCCAGAAAAGATCCTGCTTATGTAGGACGTGCGAAAGAAGTTCAGAAAGCTCAGAAGGCTATTCAGGAAGGAAAATGTCCGGTTGAGGCATTACCGGAGATGAAACCTGTAATGGATGTGATCAAAAAGGATTATCCGAATGTAAGCAAGGAAAATCTTGGTGTGGGAAGTACGATCTTTGCAGTGAAACCAGGTGATGGTTCTGCGCGTGAGCAGGCTGCTTCCTGTCAGAAAGTGCTTGGCGGATGGGCAAATATCGCCAATGAGTATGCGACAAAGAGGTACCGTTCCAATCTGATCAACTGGGGTATGCTTCCATTCCTGATTAAAGAAGGGGAGCCTCCGTTTGCAAACGGAGATTATCTGTTCTTCCCACAGATTCGTAAGGCAGTGGAAGAAAAGGATGATGTGATCCGGGGATATGTTGTCGGTGCTGAGGGACTGAAGGAGTTTGAAGTGGCTCTTGGGGAGCTTACGGATGATGAGCGTGAGATTATCCTTAAGGGATGCCTGATTAATTATAATCGAAAATAG
- a CDS encoding AtpZ/AtpI family protein — protein sequence MKQWSEIIRNVTMLSQLGLSLITPVLICLAVCWLIVSKTGAGGWVYIPGFFFGLGGSGTVAYKFYLSINRQQKKENKKKKNKVSFNRHL from the coding sequence ATGAAACAATGGTCAGAGATCATCAGAAATGTCACCATGTTGTCGCAGCTTGGACTGTCTCTCATAACCCCTGTCCTGATATGTCTGGCAGTATGCTGGCTGATTGTTTCTAAGACTGGAGCTGGAGGATGGGTATATATCCCCGGTTTTTTCTTTGGTCTTGGAGGTTCCGGGACAGTGGCATATAAATTTTATCTTTCTATTAACAGACAGCAGAAGAAAGAGAACAAAAAGAAGAAAAATAAAGTATCGTTTAACAGACACCTGTAA
- a CDS encoding D-alanine--D-alanine ligase family protein: MKIVVLAGGTSTERTVSITSGTGICKALRQKGHQAILVDIFCGIENVDRENPFPSEYDVDAASEYMSAFNDRIEQMKKERRSFFGPNVLKLCEAADIVFLGLHGANGEDGKVQATFDLMGIKYTGTGYLSSALAMDKGITKQMFLMNNVPTPRGVSMVKEEMTTDLKALGMEFPVVVKTCCGGSSVGVYIVNDQAEYEQALKDAYSYENEVVIEEYIKGREFSVAVVDGKAYPIIEIAPLQGFYDYKNKYQAGSTIETCPAEISPELTEKMQHYAEAGAKALFMEGYCRLDFMMKENGDMYCLEANTLPGMTPTSLIPQEAKVLGIDYPTLCEKLIEVSMKKYPTQDFTL; this comes from the coding sequence ATGAAGATTGTAGTATTAGCGGGGGGAACAAGTACAGAACGTACTGTCTCCATTACATCAGGAACAGGAATATGTAAGGCATTACGACAGAAAGGACATCAGGCGATTCTTGTGGATATTTTTTGCGGCATTGAGAATGTGGACCGGGAGAATCCGTTTCCGTCAGAGTATGATGTGGACGCAGCATCAGAATATATGTCAGCATTTAACGACAGGATTGAACAGATGAAAAAAGAGAGAAGAAGCTTCTTCGGACCAAACGTGCTGAAACTCTGCGAGGCGGCTGACATTGTTTTCCTGGGACTTCATGGTGCGAACGGAGAAGATGGAAAAGTACAGGCAACATTTGACCTGATGGGAATCAAATATACAGGAACCGGATATTTAAGCAGTGCCCTGGCAATGGATAAGGGAATCACCAAGCAGATGTTCCTGATGAATAATGTACCAACACCGCGGGGAGTGTCTATGGTAAAAGAAGAAATGACCACAGATCTGAAAGCACTTGGAATGGAATTTCCTGTAGTTGTAAAAACCTGCTGTGGCGGTTCCAGTGTAGGTGTTTATATTGTGAATGATCAGGCCGAATATGAGCAGGCTCTCAAAGACGCTTATTCTTATGAAAATGAAGTCGTGATCGAAGAATATATAAAAGGACGTGAATTTTCAGTAGCGGTTGTGGACGGAAAAGCTTATCCGATCATCGAAATTGCTCCGCTTCAGGGATTCTATGATTATAAGAATAAATATCAGGCCGGCTCTACGATTGAGACCTGTCCTGCCGAAATTTCACCGGAACTCACAGAGAAAATGCAGCATTATGCGGAAGCAGGAGCCAAAGCTCTGTTTATGGAAGGATACTGCCGTCTTGATTTCATGATGAAGGAGAATGGAGATATGTATTGTCTGGAAGCAAATACTCTTCCCGGAATGACACCAACCAGTCTGATTCCGCAGGAGGCAAAAGTTCTGGGAATCGACTATCCGACTTTATGTGAGAAACTGATTGAAGTTTCCATGAAAAAATATCCGACGCAGGATTTCACACTATAG